In the Nomascus leucogenys isolate Asia chromosome 5, Asia_NLE_v1, whole genome shotgun sequence genome, one interval contains:
- the MFSD4A gene encoding major facilitator superfamily domain-containing protein 4A isoform X2 encodes MEEKGEGMLPAPSPDVTLPSCSLAQSLWALFTSSLAISLVFAVIPFCHDVKVLASVMALAGLAMGCIDTVANMQLVRMYQKDSAVFLQVLHFFVGFGALLSPLIADPFLSEANCLPANSTANATSRGHLFHVSRVLGQHHIDAKPWSNQTFPGLTPKDGAGTRVSYAFWIMAFINLPVPMAVLMLLSKERLLTCCPQRRPLLLSADELALETQPPEKEDASSLPPKFQSHPGHEDLFSCCQRKNLRGAPYSFFAIHITAALVLFMTDGLTGAYSAFVYSYAVEKPLSVGHKVAGYLPSLFWGFITLGRLLSIPISSRMKPATMVFINVVGVVVTFLVLLIFSYNVVFLFVGTASLGLFLSSTFPSMLAYTEDSLQYKGCATTVLVTGAGVGEMVLQMLVGSIFQAQGSYSFLVCGVIFGCLAFTFYILLLFFHRMHPGLPSVPTQDRSIGMENPECYQR; translated from the exons atggaggagaagggggaggggatgCTTCCAGCCCCCTCCCCTGACGTCACCCTTCCCTCCTGCAGCCTGGCCCAGTCACTATGGGCCCTGTTCACCTCCTCTCTGGCCATCTCCCTGGTGTTTGCCGTCATCCCCTTCTGCCACGATGTGAAGGTGCTGGCCTCAGTCATGGCACTGGCGGGCTTGGCCATGGGCTGCATCGACACTGTGGCCAACATGCAGCTGGTGAGGATGTACCAGAAGGACTCGGCCGTCTTCCTCCAG GTGCTCCATTTCTTCGTGGGCTTTGGTGCTCTGCTGAGCCCCCTTATTGCTGACCCTTTCCTGTCTGAGGCCAACTGCTTGCCTGCCAATAGCACAGCCAACGCCACCTCCCGAGGCCACCTGTTCCATGTCTCCAGGGTGCTGGGCCAGCACCACATAGATGCCAAGCCTTGGTCCAACCAGACGTTCCCGGGGCTGACTCCAAAGGACGGGGCAGGGACCCGAGTGTCCTATGCCTTCTGGATCATGGCCTTCATCAAT CTTCCAGTGCCCATGGCCGTGCTGATGCTGCTGTCCAAGGAGCGGCTGCTGACCTGCTGTCCCCAGAGGAGGCCCCTGCTTCTGTCTGCTGATGAGCTTGCCTTGGAGACACAGCCTCCTGAGAAGGAAGATGCCTCCTCACTGCCCCCAAAGTTTCAGTCACACCCAG GGCATGAGGACCTGTTCAGCTGCTGCCAAAGGAAGAACCTCAGAGGAGCCCCTTATTCCTTCTTTGCCATCCACATCACGGCCGCCCTGGTGCTGTTCATGACGGATGGGTTGACG GGTGCCTATTCTGCCTTCGTGTACAGCTATGCCGTGGAGAAGCCCCTGTCTGTGGGACACAAGGTGGCTGGCTACCTCCCCAGCCTCTTCTGGGGCTTCATCACACTGGGCCGGCTCCTCTCCATTCCCATCTCCTCAAGAATGAAGCCGGCCACCATGGTTTTCATCAACGTG GTTGGCGTGGTGGTGACGTTCCTGGTGCTGCTTATTTTCTCCTACAACGTCGTCTTTCTGTTCGTGGGGACGGCAAGCCTGGGCCTGTTTCTCAGCAGCACCTTCCCCAGCATGCTGGCCTACACCGAGGACTCCCTGCAGTACAAAG GCTGTGCAACCACAGTGCTGGTGACAGGGGCAGGAGTTGGCGAGATGGTGCTACAGATGCTGGTTGGTTCG ATATTCCAGGCTCAGGGCAGCTATAGTTTCCTGGTCTGTGGCGTGATCTTTGGTTGTCTGGCTTTTACCTTCTATATCTTGCTCCTGTTTTTCCACAGGATGCACCCTGGACTCCCATCAG